CGCCTGGAGCTCGACTGGCCGGAACTCGCCTCGTTCCCGGACTACGGACTCGTCCGCAAGCGCGACGACTTCGACGAGCAGCTCGCCCGCCAGGCCCAGAAGGCCGGCGCGCGCCTCTACGAGCGCTGCAACGTGGGCGCCCCGATCATCGACGACCGTACGGGCCGGATCACCGGTGTCCACGCCAAGCTCGGCGACGAGAAGCGCGAGGTCACCTTCCACGCCCCGCTCGTCGTCGCCGCCGACGGAAACTCCACCCGGATCTCCCTGGCGATGGGCCTGCACCGGCGCGAGGACCGGCCCATGGGCGTGGCCGTACGGACGTACTTCACGAGCCCCCGGCACGACGACGACTACCTGGAGTCCTGGCTGGAGCTGTGGGACCGGCGCGGTCCGCAGGACCGGCTCCTGCCCGGCTACGGCTGGATCTTCGGCATGGGCGACGGCACGTCCAACGTCGGCCTCGGCATCCTCAACTCCTCGAAGGCCTTCCGCGAGCTGGACTGGCGCGAGGTCCTCAAGGCCTGGTGCGCCTCGATGCCGGAGGACTGGGGCTTCACCCCGGAGAACATGACGATGCCGATCCGCGGCGCCGCCCTCCCGATGGCCTTCAACCGTCAGCCGCACTACACCAAGGGCCTGCTGCTCGTCGGTGACGCCGGCGGCCTCGTCAACCCGTTCAACGGCGAGGGCATCGCGTACGCCATGGAGTCCGGCCAGATCGCGGCCGACGTCATCGTCCAGGCACACGCCCGCGCGACCCCCGCCCAGCGCGAACTCGCCCTGCGGAACTACCCGCAGGTCCTCAAGGACACCTACGGCGGGTACTACACGCTCGGCCGCGCCTTCGTGAAGCTCATCGGCAACCCGAAGGTCATGAAGATCGCGACCCAGCGGGGTCTGACCCACCCGATGCTGATGAAGTTCACGCTGAAGATGCTGGCGAACCTCACCGACCCCACGGGCGGCGACGCCATGGACCGCATCATCAACGGTCTGTCGAAGGTCGCCCCGAAGGCCTGACCACCGGGCGGACCGGGACGGCACAGGGAAAAGCCGTCACTCCCCCGAGGAGTGACGGCTTTCGCGTGCCGTGAGGTGCGGGTCGGTCAGAGGAGACGGACCGCGCCGGAGGGCATGTCCCAGTCCAGGGAGCGCTCGACGACACCGGTCGACGAGTTCTGCGCGCCGACGTAGTTGCCGCCGCCCACGTAGATCGCGACGTGGTACGAGCCGCTGCGGCTGCCCCAGTACAGGATGTCGCCCGGCTGGAGGTTGCTCAGGGAGACGGAGGTGCCCATGCTCGACTGGTCGTACGAGATGCGGGGCAGGTCGATGCCGGCCTCGCGGTAGGCGGCCTGGACGAGACCGGAGCAGTCCCACGAGTTGGGGCCGGTGCCGCCGGTGACGTACGAGTCGCCGACCTGGGCGCGGGCGAAGGCCACGATCGCGGCGGCGGAGCCGGAGGGGGCCTGCGTCTGGGAGTCGCCGGAACCGGCCGAGGAGCCGGAGTCCGAGGAGCCGTCGCTCGCGGACGTGGCGGCGAGCTGGGTGCGCTCGCTCGTGCGGGAGGCGCGCTCCTGCGCTTCCTTGCGCTCCTGCTCGGCCTTGGCGTCCGCCTCGGCCTTGAGGCGGGCCTTCTCGGCCTTCTCGGCCGCGGCCTTGCGGTCGGCCTGGGCCTTGGCCGTCTTGGCCTCCTGGGCGGCCTTCTGCAGCGCCAGGTTCTCCTGCGTCTGGAGGCTCTGGTCGAGAGCCTCCTGCTGGGAGGCCTCGGCGGAGGCGGCGACGGCGGAGGCGAGACCGGTGCCGGCCTCGAGGGAGCCCAGGGTGGGCATTTCGATGGTCTCGGTCACCGGCTCGGCATTCGCCGGCCCGGCAGCACCGGCCACCGCGATGGTGCCGAGGACGCCACCGGCAACTCCGGCTCGCAGCGCGAGCTTCGAGGCGCTGCGGCGGGGCTTCCGGTGGCTGGGTATGTGAGCGGTGTGGGACATGAGGACAACCGCTATCAGGGCTTCACGGTTCCCTTCAAGAAACGTGGGTTGCGCCACAGTTACGTTCGGAATCTCCTAATCCGCTTCCGTGGCGCCCTTATTGACGCCGTAACGGGCAAATCGGGCACGGCTCATCTGGCCCTTGATCACGGGTTTTCAATGAAACGCCCGAATTGCCCGACGCTTACCACCTCTTGACGCGCATGGCCAAGCCCCATGTTTTCGAGAGCTTCGGGGTGTGGCGCACGTCACAGATCCGTCTCACGAACGCTCGTGAACGGGCGCACGCGTCCACCGTCGTACGCCGGACCCCCCGACCGGGCGACGGGCGCTGTCTTTATCACCCGGATGCGTCCATCGCCAATTTGCCTGTAGTGACCATCACTTGATAGTGCGACACCCCCTCCGAGCAGCGATTTCCGGTCCGGATGTCACATCTGGTGATCACCTGGGCGCTTCGCGCAACAAGATCACCGCTCATCCGACTTCATGATCCTTCGTCAGGTGGTGGAGATCACAAAGTCGTTGCTGTACCCCGTGTCGCAGATCACAGAGGGGCGGGCATAAGATGCGGGGCAGCCGGGCTTGTGAACTGCCTCACATGGGGGCGATCTTTCACGGTCCGGCCGTGCGGTCCAACGGTCAAGGACGACTGGAAGGAGCGAGGAGCGTGAATGCGTACGCGCCCGTCCTCGTGCTCGGTGCCCTGGGTGCGGGGTTTGCGATCTTCTCCGTGGTCATGGCCACGCTTATCGGGCCAAAGCGGTACAACAGGGCAAAACTTGAGGCGTACGAGTGCGGCATCGAGCCGACACCCACTCCCGCCGGAGGCGGCCGCTTCCCGATCAAGTACTACCTGACGGCGATGCTCTTCATCGTCTTCGACATCGAGATCGTCTTCCTCTACCCCTGGGCCGTCACGTTCGACGCCCTGGGGCTTTTCGGGCTCGTGGAGATGCTGCTCTTCGTGCTCACCGTCTTCGTCGCCTACGCGTATGTGTGGCGTCGCGGCGGCCTGGAATGGGACTGAGGGGCTGAGGGGCACCTATGGGACTCGAAGAGAAACTCCCGAGCGGCTTTCTGCTGACGACGGTCGAACAGGCCGCGGGCTGGGTGCGCAAGGCGTCCGTGTTCCCCGCGACCTTCGGCCTCGCCTGCTGCGCCATCGAGATGATGACCACCGGAGCCGGCCGGTACGACCTGGCCCGCTTCGGCATGGAGGTCTTCCGCGGCTCACCGCGCCAGGCCGACCTGATGATCGTGGCCGGCCGGGTCAGCCAGAAGATGGCGCCGGTCCTGAGGCAGGTCTACGACCAGATGCCCAACCCCAAGTGGGTCATCTCCATGGGCGTCTGCGCCTCCTCGGGCGGCATGTTCAACAACTACGCGATCGTCCAGGGCGTCGACCACATCGTGCCGGTCGACATCTACCTGCCCGGCTGTCCGCCGCGCCCGGAGATGCTGCTCGACGCGATCCTCAAGCTCCACCAGAAGATCCAGGGCTCCAAGCTCGGCGTGAACGCCGAGGAAGCGGCCCGGGAGGCGGAGGAGGCGGCGCTCAAGGCGCTGCCGACGATCGAACTGAAGGGTCTGCTGAGGTGACCGACGCACGCGCGGCCGCCGGGCCGCAGAAGGCGACGACGGCCGCACCTCCGCGCCGCGTGGGCGGAGAAGGGAACAGGGCAGCA
This sequence is a window from Streptomyces sp. NBC_00691. Protein-coding genes within it:
- a CDS encoding geranylgeranyl reductase family protein, which translates into the protein MTEQPLSEHSADVIVVGAGPAGSTTAYYLAKAGLDVLLLEKTAFPREKVCGDGLTPRATKQLVSMGIDISEEAGWLRNKGLRIIGGGVRLELDWPELASFPDYGLVRKRDDFDEQLARQAQKAGARLYERCNVGAPIIDDRTGRITGVHAKLGDEKREVTFHAPLVVAADGNSTRISLAMGLHRREDRPMGVAVRTYFTSPRHDDDYLESWLELWDRRGPQDRLLPGYGWIFGMGDGTSNVGLGILNSSKAFRELDWREVLKAWCASMPEDWGFTPENMTMPIRGAALPMAFNRQPHYTKGLLLVGDAGGLVNPFNGEGIAYAMESGQIAADVIVQAHARATPAQRELALRNYPQVLKDTYGGYYTLGRAFVKLIGNPKVMKIATQRGLTHPMLMKFTLKMLANLTDPTGGDAMDRIINGLSKVAPKA
- a CDS encoding C40 family peptidase, with amino-acid sequence MSHTAHIPSHRKPRRSASKLALRAGVAGGVLGTIAVAGAAGPANAEPVTETIEMPTLGSLEAGTGLASAVAASAEASQQEALDQSLQTQENLALQKAAQEAKTAKAQADRKAAAEKAEKARLKAEADAKAEQERKEAQERASRTSERTQLAATSASDGSSDSGSSAGSGDSQTQAPSGSAAAIVAFARAQVGDSYVTGGTGPNSWDCSGLVQAAYREAGIDLPRISYDQSSMGTSVSLSNLQPGDILYWGSRSGSYHVAIYVGGGNYVGAQNSSTGVVERSLDWDMPSGAVRLL
- a CDS encoding NADH-quinone oxidoreductase subunit A, which encodes MNAYAPVLVLGALGAGFAIFSVVMATLIGPKRYNRAKLEAYECGIEPTPTPAGGGRFPIKYYLTAMLFIVFDIEIVFLYPWAVTFDALGLFGLVEMLLFVLTVFVAYAYVWRRGGLEWD
- a CDS encoding NuoB/complex I 20 kDa subunit family protein gives rise to the protein MGLEEKLPSGFLLTTVEQAAGWVRKASVFPATFGLACCAIEMMTTGAGRYDLARFGMEVFRGSPRQADLMIVAGRVSQKMAPVLRQVYDQMPNPKWVISMGVCASSGGMFNNYAIVQGVDHIVPVDIYLPGCPPRPEMLLDAILKLHQKIQGSKLGVNAEEAAREAEEAALKALPTIELKGLLR